The window CCGGCGGAGTCGAGGCGGCCGTCGTGGACGGCGGTGTGACCGGCCTGGACGACCTGGCCGCGTTCCTGCTGGGCCGGCTCGGCACCACCGGCCTGGTGGCCGCGTCGTTCGCCGCCGCGGCCTGCTGGACCTGCCGGATCGACACCGCGGCCCCCGCCGCGGAGGCCCCGGCCGCGGAGATCCTGGCCGCGGAGGTCGGCGAACTGGCGGGAGCCCCGGACACCCCGGCGGCCGGACAGGAGCGCGCGGCCCGGCTCGCCGCGCTGGACGCCGAGCTCGACGCCCGTACCCCGTCGCCGGCCCAGCGGGACGCGAGCCGGGCCCAGGGGCGGACGCTGCTGCGCGCGGGCAGAGCCGCCTGGGACCTGTCGCGGATCTTCCCGCCCAACGCTGGGGGTTCGGCCACGGGAGCCAGGCAGGCACCCGCCCCCCACCATCCGATCGCGCTGGGCGTGGTCGCCGCCGCGGCCGGGCTCGAGCCGGCGGACGCGGCGCTCGCCGCCGCTTACGGCGCGGTCGGCGGTCCCGCCTCGGCCGCCACCCGGCTGCTCGGCCTCGATCCGCTCGCCGTCACCGGCCTGCAGGCCAAGCTCGCAGACGCCATGGAGGCCACCGCCGCCGAGGCCACCGCCGCCGCCGAGGCCGCGATGGCCATGGGCCGGCCTGACCTGCTTCCCGCCCCGTCGGCCGTCCGCCTCGACCTGCTCGCCGAGCGCCACCGCGCGGCACCGGTCCGGATGTTCACGTCGTGACCCTGGCCGTGTCGACGCCAGGCGCGGTCCCGGCTTCCAGGCGGTAGCCCATGCCTCGGACCGTCGTGATGCGGGTGGCGCCCAGCTTGCGTCGCAGGTAGCCGACGTAGACGTCGACGATGTTGCTGCCGGGGTCGTAGTCGTAGCCCCAGACGGCGGAGAGCAGCTGCTCGCGGGCGAGCACCTGGCCGGGGTGGCGCAGGAACGTCTCGGCCAGGACGAACTCGCGCGCGGTCAGGTCGACGGCCCGGTCGCCGACGTGCGCCCTGCGGGTGCGCAGGTCCAGGGCGAGGCCGCCGCTGCGCAGCACGGTCTGCTCGGCCGCGGACCGCTCGGGTCGCAGCCGCAGCCGGACGCGGGCGAGCAGCTCCTCGAACCGGAACGGCTTGCTCATGTAGTCGTCGGCCCCGCCCTCGAGGGCGGCGACCGTGTCCCGCACACCATCGCGGGCGGTGAGCACGACCACCGGGAGCCGCGAACCGGCGGAGCGCAGCCGGCGCAGCACCGTGAATCCATCCAGGTCTGGCAGGCCGATGTCGAGGACGAGCAGGTCAACCTCACCGGAGAGGGCCACCTCCAGCGCTGACTGGCCATCGCTCACGCATGTCGGGACGAAACCGTTGGAACGCAGGCCCTTCGAAATGAAAGAGGC of the Pseudofrankia saprophytica genome contains:
- a CDS encoding response regulator transcription factor, which gives rise to MTNRVLIAEDEHRIASFISKGLRSNGFVPTCVSDGQSALEVALSGEVDLLVLDIGLPDLDGFTVLRRLRSAGSRLPVVVLTARDGVRDTVAALEGGADDYMSKPFRFEELLARVRLRLRPERSAAEQTVLRSGGLALDLRTRRAHVGDRAVDLTAREFVLAETFLRHPGQVLAREQLLSAVWGYDYDPGSNIVDVYVGYLRRKLGATRITTVRGMGYRLEAGTAPGVDTARVTT
- a CDS encoding urease accessory UreF family protein, translated to MSGERRPAARAALLVLADGRLPAGGHAHSGGVEAAVVDGGVTGLDDLAAFLLGRLGTTGLVAASFAAAACWTCRIDTAAPAAEAPAAEILAAEVGELAGAPDTPAAGQERAARLAALDAELDARTPSPAQRDASRAQGRTLLRAGRAAWDLSRIFPPNAGGSATGARQAPAPHHPIALGVVAAAAGLEPADAALAAAYGAVGGPASAATRLLGLDPLAVTGLQAKLADAMEATAAEATAAAEAAMAMGRPDLLPAPSAVRLDLLAERHRAAPVRMFTS